A window from Streptomyces subrutilus encodes these proteins:
- a CDS encoding bifunctional DNA primase/polymerase, giving the protein MGFTIGGSRSTREFRSGVRRRGRTSECTTVAEYTGLWGWDVVPGARAAAPGRDCSCGDAGCAAPGAHPLAFAPTVPAGATLDEVTAAWGEYPGAALLLPAGRLFDVIEVAEEAGRRALVRLERMGLPLGPVAATPDGRAQFFVAPGAAAGLPQLLYRMGWDDADLDLRALGQGCHVTAPPSDRGGLGPVRWLRPPALDSAAGPPAARLLLGTLAYLCHRFRT; this is encoded by the coding sequence ATGGGCTTCACGATCGGCGGCAGCCGAAGCACCAGGGAATTCCGCTCCGGCGTCCGGCGCCGCGGCCGGACCTCGGAGTGCACGACGGTGGCGGAGTACACCGGGCTGTGGGGCTGGGACGTGGTCCCCGGGGCCCGTGCCGCGGCCCCCGGCCGCGACTGCTCCTGCGGGGACGCCGGGTGCGCCGCGCCCGGGGCGCACCCGCTGGCCTTCGCCCCCACCGTCCCGGCCGGCGCCACCCTCGACGAGGTCACCGCGGCCTGGGGCGAGTACCCGGGCGCGGCCCTGCTGCTCCCGGCGGGTCGGCTCTTCGACGTCATCGAGGTGGCGGAGGAGGCCGGGCGGCGGGCGCTGGTCCGGCTGGAGCGGATGGGGCTGCCGCTGGGCCCCGTCGCCGCGACCCCCGACGGCCGGGCCCAGTTCTTCGTGGCCCCCGGCGCCGCGGCCGGGCTGCCCCAGCTGCTGTACCGGATGGGCTGGGACGACGCGGACCTGGACCTGCGGGCGCTGGGCCAGGGGTGCCACGTGACCGCCCCGCCCTCCGACCGCGGCGGGCTCGGCCCGGTGCGGTGGCTGCGGCCGCCCGCGCTCGACTCCGCGGCCGGCCCGCCGGCGGCCCGGCTGCTGCTGGGCACCCTGGCCTACCTCTGCCACCGCTTCCGCACGTAG
- the ftsY gene encoding signal recognition particle-docking protein FtsY codes for MDILILAVVIALVAVGAISGLVVSSRKKKQLPPPAPSSTPTITAPPAEPQVGEDAAPTAQEPRRTIEEVTLPEAQPTDSPVAVEDPVVEAPAAPAIEVPEPTAGRLVRLRARLARSQNTLGKGLLTLLSREHLDEDTWEEIEETLLIADVGVVPTQELVERLRERVKVLGTRTPADLRALLKEELLTLVGTDFDRAVKTESGVDTPAVVMVVGVNGTGKTTTTGKLARVLVADGRSVVLGAADTFRAAAADQLQTWGERVGARTVRGPEGGDPASIAYDAVKEGIAEGADVVLIDTAGRLHTKTGLMDELGKVKRVVEKHGPLDEILLVLDATTGQNGLTQARVFAEVVDITGIVLTKLDGTAKGGIVVAVQRELGVPVKLIGLGEGPDDLAPFEPEAFVDALIGD; via the coding sequence ATGGACATCCTCATCCTTGCTGTAGTCATCGCCCTGGTCGCGGTCGGCGCGATCAGCGGGCTCGTGGTCAGCAGCCGCAAGAAGAAGCAGCTGCCGCCCCCGGCACCGTCGAGCACGCCGACCATCACTGCCCCGCCCGCCGAACCCCAGGTGGGGGAGGACGCCGCACCCACGGCGCAAGAGCCGCGCCGCACCATCGAGGAGGTCACCCTCCCCGAGGCGCAGCCCACCGACTCCCCGGTCGCCGTCGAGGACCCGGTCGTGGAGGCTCCGGCCGCACCCGCGATCGAGGTGCCCGAGCCCACCGCCGGCCGCCTGGTGCGTCTGCGCGCCCGCCTCGCCCGGTCACAGAACACACTGGGCAAGGGGCTCCTCACGCTGCTCTCCCGCGAGCACCTCGACGAGGACACCTGGGAGGAGATCGAGGAGACCCTCCTCATCGCCGACGTCGGTGTCGTCCCCACCCAGGAACTGGTCGAGCGGCTCCGCGAGCGCGTCAAGGTCCTCGGCACCCGTACCCCCGCGGACCTGCGCGCCCTGCTGAAGGAGGAGCTGCTGACCCTGGTCGGCACCGACTTCGACCGCGCCGTCAAGACCGAGAGCGGCGTCGACACCCCCGCCGTCGTGATGGTCGTCGGCGTGAACGGCACCGGCAAGACCACCACCACGGGCAAGCTCGCCCGCGTCCTGGTCGCCGACGGCCGCAGCGTGGTGCTCGGCGCCGCCGACACCTTCCGCGCCGCCGCCGCCGACCAGCTCCAGACCTGGGGCGAACGGGTCGGCGCGCGCACCGTGCGCGGACCCGAGGGCGGTGACCCGGCCTCGATCGCCTACGACGCGGTCAAGGAGGGCATCGCCGAGGGCGCCGACGTGGTGCTCATCGACACCGCCGGCCGCCTGCACACCAAGACCGGTCTGATGGACGAGCTCGGCAAGGTCAAGCGCGTCGTGGAGAAGCACGGCCCGCTGGACGAGATCCTGCTGGTCCTGGACGCCACCACCGGACAGAACGGCCTGACCCAGGCCCGCGTCTTCGCCGAGGTGGTGGACATCACCGGCATCGTGCTCACCAAGCTCGACGGCACCGCCAAGGGCGGCATCGTCGTCGCCGTCCAGCGCGAGCTCGGTGTCCCGGTCAAGCTCATCGGCCTCGGCGAGGGCCCGGACGACCTGGCCCCCTTCGAGCCGGAAGCCTTCGTGGACGCCCTGATCGGCGACTGA
- a CDS encoding cytosine permease yields the protein MPAEPADGAVETAIETRGLEPVPDGERTGRVRELVPTWVAANISVLLLTMGAGLVIFNKLNIWQVLLVAVAAPVLSYGIVGLISIAGKRGGAPGMALSRAVFGQRGNLFPGALIWVARWGWETINAVSGAYAVLTVLDLLFGIRSSTPLIVVTLLFFVGCTFVVSGLGINALRVCSTWSTYLFGAFSVLVLGYLLFTTDWSAVFAKPAGSTAMMIAGIGTIAAGGISWVPSGPDFTRYLPRTASAKGMVGATIGGAGVVVLPMVLMGAVMAVGTPDLASAQDPVSFIGELLPIWIAVPYLVIAVLGMLLINSMSMYSAGFTAQTLGIKVPRAWAVSVNAVISLVFGFLLMVVATSFFGSFISFLTLLAVAFSAWIGVFGVDMLRRTSYDGAALLDTTRTSAYWYRGGFAWQAMTAWALALVVGVLFTRVDWFAGPLADTWIGQNGLGWAAGIVTSAVLYGVLPRTAPAADAPRERELADTLSN from the coding sequence ATGCCTGCCGAGCCCGCCGACGGCGCCGTAGAGACCGCGATCGAGACCCGCGGCCTGGAACCCGTACCGGACGGCGAGCGGACCGGCCGGGTCCGCGAGCTCGTACCCACCTGGGTCGCCGCCAACATCAGCGTGCTGCTGCTCACCATGGGCGCCGGCCTGGTGATCTTCAACAAGTTGAACATCTGGCAGGTCCTGCTGGTGGCCGTGGCCGCACCGGTCCTCTCGTACGGGATCGTCGGTCTGATCTCCATCGCGGGCAAGCGAGGCGGAGCCCCGGGCATGGCCCTCTCCCGCGCCGTGTTCGGCCAGCGCGGCAACCTCTTCCCGGGCGCGCTGATCTGGGTGGCCCGCTGGGGCTGGGAGACCATCAACGCGGTCAGCGGCGCCTACGCCGTCCTGACCGTGCTGGACCTGCTCTTCGGCATCCGGAGCAGCACCCCGCTGATCGTGGTCACGCTGCTCTTCTTCGTGGGCTGCACCTTCGTGGTCTCCGGCCTCGGCATCAACGCGCTGCGCGTCTGCTCCACCTGGTCCACGTACCTCTTCGGCGCCTTCAGCGTGCTCGTCCTCGGGTACCTGCTCTTCACCACCGACTGGTCCGCGGTCTTCGCCAAGCCGGCCGGCTCCACCGCGATGATGATCGCGGGCATCGGCACCATCGCGGCCGGCGGCATCAGCTGGGTGCCCTCGGGTCCCGACTTCACCCGCTACCTGCCGCGCACCGCCTCCGCCAAGGGCATGGTCGGCGCGACGATCGGCGGGGCCGGCGTGGTGGTCCTGCCCATGGTCCTGATGGGCGCGGTCATGGCCGTCGGCACCCCGGACCTGGCCAGCGCCCAGGACCCGGTCTCCTTCATCGGCGAGCTCCTCCCGATCTGGATCGCGGTCCCGTACCTGGTCATCGCGGTCCTCGGCATGCTGCTGATCAACTCGATGTCCATGTACTCGGCGGGCTTCACGGCGCAGACCCTGGGCATCAAGGTCCCGCGCGCCTGGGCCGTCAGCGTGAACGCCGTGATCAGCCTGGTCTTCGGGTTCCTGCTGATGGTGGTCGCGACCAGCTTCTTCGGCTCGTTCATCTCCTTCCTGACCCTGCTCGCGGTCGCCTTCTCCGCCTGGATCGGCGTCTTCGGCGTGGACATGCTCCGCCGCACGTCCTACGACGGCGCCGCGCTGCTGGACACCACCCGCACCAGCGCCTACTGGTACCGGGGCGGCTTCGCCTGGCAGGCGATGACGGCGTGGGCGCTCGCGCTGGTCGTGGGCGTGCTGTTCACCCGGGTCGACTGGTTCGCCGGGCCGCTCGCCGACACCTGGATCGGGCAGAACGGCCTCGGCTGGGCGGCGGGCATCGTGACCTCCGCCGTGCTGTACGGGGTCCTGCCGCGCACCGCGCCGGCGGCGGACGCGCCGCGGGAGCGCGAGCTCGCCGACACCCTGTCAAACTGA
- a CDS encoding LLM class flavin-dependent oxidoreductase — translation MPVTVARFNLVDPDGTPESLSARYRAALEMARYADDHGIDTVQTEEHHGTANNWMPSPFAFAGAVFGATRRIAVTVSAIIGPLHDPLKVAEDIAVLDLLSGGRLVTVAGIGYRPEEYEQHGVEWGRRGRLQDELLETLLKAWTGEPFAFRGRTVRVTPRPFTRPHPLLLVGGSSEAAARRAARLGLPFFPSAHLPELEAYYTAKLAEYGTEGFCMMPAAVTPLLHIAQDPDRVWAEHGERFLHEAAMYASWQSKDIRSAVRSGARTVAELRAEGVYRVLTPDEAVAHARGAGAAGNLVLHPLCGGMPVDEGWRSLHLLCEQVLPRLGE, via the coding sequence ATGCCCGTCACCGTGGCCCGGTTCAATCTCGTCGACCCCGACGGCACGCCCGAGTCCCTCTCCGCCCGCTACCGGGCGGCGCTGGAGATGGCCCGCTACGCGGACGACCACGGGATCGACACCGTCCAGACCGAGGAGCACCACGGCACGGCCAACAACTGGATGCCGTCGCCGTTCGCCTTCGCGGGCGCCGTCTTCGGTGCCACCCGCCGGATCGCGGTGACCGTCTCGGCGATCATCGGCCCGCTCCACGACCCGCTGAAGGTGGCCGAGGACATCGCCGTCCTCGACCTGCTCAGCGGCGGCCGGCTGGTGACGGTGGCGGGCATCGGCTACCGGCCCGAGGAGTACGAGCAGCACGGAGTCGAGTGGGGCCGCCGCGGCCGGCTCCAGGACGAGCTGCTGGAGACCCTGCTGAAGGCGTGGACGGGTGAGCCGTTCGCGTTCCGCGGCCGGACCGTACGGGTGACGCCGCGGCCCTTCACCCGGCCGCACCCGCTGCTGCTGGTCGGCGGCAGCTCCGAGGCGGCGGCCCGGCGCGCGGCCCGGCTCGGGCTGCCGTTCTTCCCGAGCGCGCACCTGCCGGAGCTGGAGGCGTACTACACCGCGAAGCTGGCGGAGTACGGCACGGAGGGGTTCTGCATGATGCCGGCGGCCGTGACGCCGCTGCTGCACATCGCTCAGGACCCGGACCGGGTGTGGGCCGAGCACGGCGAGCGGTTCCTGCACGAGGCGGCGATGTACGCGTCCTGGCAGTCCAAGGACATCCGCAGCGCCGTGCGGTCGGGCGCGCGCACGGTCGCCGAGCTGCGGGCGGAGGGCGTCTACCGGGTGCTGACCCCGGACGAGGCGGTCGCGCACGCCCGGGGCGCCGGCGCGGCCGGGAACCTGGTGCTGCACCCGCTGTGCGGCGGGATGCCGGTGGACGAGGGCTGGCGCAGCCTGCACCTGCTGTGCGAACAGGTGCTGCCCCGGCTCGGTGAATGA
- a CDS encoding sugar porter family MFS transporter, translating into MTSTANAPASGGGGRAAAPEHLGHVIFITAAAAMGGFLFGYDSSVINGAVEAIRDRFDVGSGTLAQVIAAALIGCAFGAATAGRIADRIGRIRCMQIAAVLFAASAIGSALPFALWDLAMWRVIGGFGIGMASVIGPAYIAEVSPPAYRGRLASFQQAAIVIGIAVSQLVNWGILNLADGDQRGKLGGLEAWQWMLGVMVIPAVLYGLLSFAIPESPRFLVSVGRTEKAKTVLREVEGDRIDADARVQEIDRAIHSEVKSTFKDLLGGRFGFLPIVWIGIGLSVFQQLVGINVIFYYSASLWQSVGIDASSSFLYSFETSVVNIIGTVIAMLFVDRIGRKALALIGSTGMAISLGLAAWAFSYKAGGSGDVALPHTQGLVALIAANCFVLFFALSWGVVVWVLLGEMFPGRIRAAALGVAAAAQWIANWVITVSFPTLSDWNLSGAYMIYAVFAVLSIPFVVKWVPETKGKSLEEMG; encoded by the coding sequence TTGACCAGCACAGCGAACGCACCAGCGTCAGGCGGCGGTGGCCGCGCGGCAGCGCCCGAACACCTCGGGCACGTCATCTTCATCACCGCCGCCGCGGCCATGGGCGGCTTCCTCTTCGGCTACGACAGCTCCGTCATCAACGGCGCGGTCGAGGCCATCCGGGACCGCTTCGACGTCGGCTCCGGGACACTCGCCCAGGTGATCGCCGCCGCGCTGATCGGCTGCGCCTTCGGCGCCGCGACCGCCGGCCGCATCGCCGACCGGATCGGCCGCATCCGCTGCATGCAGATCGCCGCCGTCCTCTTCGCCGCCAGCGCGATCGGCTCGGCCCTCCCGTTCGCCCTCTGGGACCTCGCCATGTGGCGCGTCATCGGCGGCTTCGGCATCGGCATGGCCTCGGTCATCGGCCCGGCCTACATCGCCGAGGTCTCCCCGCCCGCCTACCGCGGCCGGCTCGCCTCCTTCCAGCAGGCCGCGATCGTCATCGGCATCGCCGTCTCGCAGCTGGTCAACTGGGGCATCCTCAACCTCGCCGACGGCGACCAGCGCGGCAAGCTCGGCGGCCTCGAAGCCTGGCAGTGGATGCTCGGCGTGATGGTCATCCCGGCCGTGCTCTACGGCCTGCTGTCCTTCGCGATCCCCGAGTCCCCGCGCTTCCTCGTCTCGGTCGGCCGTACGGAGAAGGCAAAAACGGTTCTGCGCGAGGTGGAGGGCGATCGCATCGACGCCGACGCCCGCGTACAGGAGATCGACCGCGCCATCCACTCCGAGGTGAAGTCGACCTTCAAGGACCTGCTCGGCGGCCGCTTCGGCTTCCTGCCGATCGTCTGGATCGGCATCGGCCTCTCCGTCTTCCAGCAGCTCGTCGGCATCAACGTGATCTTCTACTACAGCGCCTCCCTGTGGCAGTCGGTCGGCATCGACGCGAGCTCCTCGTTCCTGTACTCCTTCGAGACCTCGGTCGTGAACATCATCGGTACGGTGATCGCGATGCTGTTCGTCGACCGGATCGGCCGCAAGGCGCTCGCGCTCATCGGCTCCACCGGCATGGCGATCTCCCTCGGCCTCGCCGCCTGGGCCTTCTCCTACAAGGCCGGCGGCAGCGGCGACGTCGCGCTCCCGCACACCCAGGGCCTGGTGGCCCTCATCGCCGCCAACTGCTTCGTCCTCTTCTTCGCCCTGTCCTGGGGCGTGGTCGTCTGGGTCCTGCTCGGCGAGATGTTCCCGGGCCGCATCCGCGCCGCGGCCCTCGGCGTGGCCGCGGCCGCCCAGTGGATCGCCAACTGGGTCATCACCGTCTCCTTCCCGACGCTCTCGGACTGGAACCTGTCCGGCGCGTACATGATCTACGCGGTCTTCGCCGTGCTCTCCATCCCGTTCGTCGTCAAATGGGTGCCGGAGACCAAGGGGAAGTCCCTGGAGGAGATGGGCTAG
- a CDS encoding chromosome segregation SMC family protein: MHLKSLTLRGFKSFASATTLRFEPGITCVVGPNGSGKSNVVDALSWVMGEQGAKSLRGGKMEDVIFAGTTGRPPLGRAEVSLTIDNSDGALPIEYAEVTLTRIMFRGGSSEYQINGDTCRLLDIQELLSDSGIGREMHVIVGQGQLDSVLHADPMGRRAFIEEAAGVLKHRKRKEKALRKLDAMQANLARVQDLGEELRRQLKPLGRQAAVARRAAVIQADLRDARLRLLADDLVALRGALDAELADEAALRERKEAAEARLAGALRREAELEEAVRELAPRLTLAQRTWHELSQLAERVRGTASLADARVRSATAPVEEERRGRDPEDMEKEAARVREQEAELTAALEAASRALEDTAGHRAELERALAEEERRLRDAARAIADRREGLARLTGRLGAARTRAGSAQSEIDRLVAARDEAGHRAVAAREEYEALAEEVGGLDDPSVEEEYGAARAELAAAEAGLSAARDAVTEAERSRAAVSARRDALALGLRRKDGTGALLAARERLAGLLGPAAERLSVTPGYEVAVAAALGSAADAVSVASPGAAAAAIRHLRSGDAGRATLLITPPAAARAASEAAGARAAADVLPADPAGAAAPAIRPGADAGPADRWPEAASAAGAADPSEASAYAPGPLPETPSGAGPGGRLPGGPGVPGGTGVPSGPVPAGGAGHVPGQGAVPVPGAAGAEPGGADAVAGVPRSAPGGDRDRVPGVPGQGPEGGPAEVPAREAAPAPAATARVRPDGAVPAAGADAAAGGRGQTGTTPGGVPAPAGHLRRDGSEAPEPYPAAPRPGGAGGGVAVAAVGLVHGDAAVVRAAAWVLRDHVVVGGLAEAEALVARSPGVVAVTVEGDVLGAHLAHGGSAGAPSLIEVRSAVDEAAAELDRLDGRCRALARAQEAARERRRVAADLVEELAERRRAGERARAGVAQQLGRLAGQAKGAEGEAERSSTAAAKAQDALEQALLEVEECAERLATAEEMPVEDEPDTSHRDRLAADGANARQTEMEARLQLRTHEERVKALAGRADSLDRGARAEREARTRAERRRARRRHEAEVARAVADGARQLLAHVEVSLLRAQEERAGAEHAKGLRERELAGARGSGRDLKGELDKLTDSVHRGEVLGAEKRLRIEQVEARALEEFGMDAGGLVGEYGPDQPVPPSPPADGEELPEDPGHPRNRPGPFVRVQQEKRLASAERAYQQLGKVNPLALEEFAALEERHRFLSEQLEDLRKTRADLLQVVKEVDQRVEQVFTEAYHDTARQFEGVFSRLFPGGEGRLVLTDPDNMLTTGIDVEARPPGKKVKRLSLLSGGERSLTAVALLVSIFKARPSPFYVMDEVEAALDDTNLQRLIRIMEELQESSQLIVITHQKRTMEVADALYGVSMQGDGVSKVISQRLR; this comes from the coding sequence GTGCACCTCAAGTCCCTGACCCTGCGCGGCTTCAAATCGTTTGCTTCCGCCACCACCCTGCGGTTCGAGCCGGGCATCACCTGCGTGGTGGGCCCGAACGGCTCCGGCAAGTCCAACGTGGTGGACGCGCTGTCCTGGGTCATGGGCGAACAGGGCGCCAAATCCCTGCGCGGCGGGAAGATGGAGGACGTCATCTTCGCGGGCACGACCGGGCGTCCGCCGCTCGGCCGCGCCGAGGTGTCCCTGACGATCGACAACTCCGACGGCGCCCTGCCCATCGAGTACGCGGAAGTCACCCTCACCCGGATCATGTTCCGGGGCGGCAGCAGCGAGTACCAGATCAACGGCGACACCTGCCGGCTGCTCGACATCCAGGAACTGCTCTCGGACTCCGGCATCGGCCGCGAGATGCACGTCATCGTCGGCCAGGGCCAGCTGGACTCGGTCCTGCACGCCGACCCCATGGGCCGGCGCGCCTTCATCGAAGAGGCGGCCGGCGTCCTGAAGCACCGCAAGCGCAAGGAGAAGGCGCTGCGGAAACTGGACGCCATGCAGGCCAACCTCGCCCGCGTCCAGGACCTCGGCGAGGAGCTGCGCAGACAGCTCAAGCCGCTCGGCCGGCAGGCGGCGGTGGCCCGGCGGGCCGCCGTCATCCAGGCGGACCTGCGCGACGCCCGGCTGCGGCTGCTCGCCGACGACCTGGTCGCGCTGCGCGGGGCGCTCGACGCCGAACTCGCCGACGAGGCCGCGCTGAGGGAGCGCAAGGAGGCCGCCGAGGCGCGCCTCGCGGGCGCGCTGCGGCGCGAGGCGGAGCTGGAGGAGGCCGTACGGGAGCTGGCGCCGCGGCTGACCCTCGCCCAGCGGACCTGGCACGAGCTGTCCCAGCTCGCCGAACGGGTCCGCGGCACCGCCTCCCTGGCCGACGCCCGGGTCCGCAGCGCCACGGCCCCGGTGGAGGAGGAGCGGCGCGGCCGCGATCCCGAGGACATGGAGAAGGAGGCCGCGCGCGTCCGCGAGCAGGAGGCCGAGCTGACGGCTGCCCTGGAAGCGGCCTCGCGCGCGCTGGAGGACACCGCCGGGCACCGGGCGGAGCTGGAACGGGCCCTGGCCGAGGAGGAACGCCGGCTGCGGGACGCGGCGCGCGCCATCGCCGACCGGCGCGAGGGGCTGGCCCGGCTGACCGGCCGGCTGGGCGCGGCCCGGACGCGGGCCGGCTCGGCCCAGTCCGAGATCGACCGGCTGGTCGCCGCGCGCGACGAGGCCGGGCACCGTGCGGTGGCCGCGCGGGAGGAGTACGAGGCGCTGGCGGAGGAGGTCGGCGGCCTCGACGACCCGTCGGTGGAGGAGGAGTACGGGGCGGCCCGGGCCGAGCTGGCCGCCGCGGAGGCGGGACTGTCCGCCGCGCGCGACGCGGTGACGGAGGCCGAACGGTCGCGGGCGGCGGTGTCGGCGCGACGGGACGCGCTGGCGCTCGGGCTGCGCCGCAAGGACGGTACGGGTGCGCTGCTCGCGGCGCGGGAACGGCTGGCCGGACTGCTGGGTCCGGCGGCGGAGCGGCTCTCGGTCACCCCCGGGTACGAGGTCGCGGTGGCCGCGGCGCTGGGCTCGGCGGCGGACGCGGTGTCGGTGGCCTCCCCGGGGGCGGCCGCGGCGGCGATCCGGCACCTCCGGTCCGGGGACGCGGGCCGCGCGACCCTGCTGATCACCCCGCCGGCCGCCGCGCGGGCGGCCTCGGAGGCCGCCGGGGCCCGGGCCGCGGCGGACGTCCTGCCCGCGGACCCGGCGGGGGCGGCTGCTCCGGCGATCCGGCCGGGGGCGGACGCGGGCCCCGCGGACCGGTGGCCCGAGGCCGCGTCGGCTGCCGGGGCCGCGGACCCGTCGGAGGCGTCCGCGTACGCTCCGGGCCCGCTCCCCGAGACCCCGTCCGGTGCCGGGCCCGGGGGACGGCTCCCCGGAGGGCCGGGGGTGCCCGGCGGGACCGGGGTCCCCTCCGGGCCGGTTCCGGCCGGGGGCGCGGGGCACGTTCCCGGGCAGGGCGCGGTGCCGGTTCCCGGGGCTGCCGGTGCGGAGCCGGGCGGGGCCGACGCGGTCGCCGGTGTACCCCGTTCGGCCCCGGGCGGGGACCGGGATCGCGTACCGGGCGTGCCCGGTCAGGGGCCGGAGGGCGGCCCTGCCGAGGTGCCGGCACGGGAGGCCGCGCCCGCGCCGGCGGCCACGGCCCGGGTCCGCCCGGACGGGGCCGTACCGGCGGCCGGCGCCGACGCGGCCGCCGGCGGGCGCGGGCAGACGGGCACGACCCCCGGCGGGGTACCGGCACCCGCCGGGCACCTCCGCCGGGACGGGTCCGAGGCGCCCGAACCGTACCCGGCCGCACCGCGGCCCGGCGGCGCCGGAGGCGGTGTCGCGGTGGCCGCCGTCGGGCTCGTGCACGGGGACGCGGCGGTCGTACGGGCCGCGGCCTGGGTGCTGCGGGACCACGTCGTGGTCGGCGGCCTCGCCGAGGCGGAGGCGCTCGTGGCGCGCAGCCCCGGCGTGGTGGCCGTCACCGTGGAGGGCGACGTGCTCGGCGCCCACCTCGCGCACGGCGGCTCGGCCGGAGCGCCCAGCCTGATCGAGGTCCGGTCGGCCGTCGACGAGGCGGCGGCGGAGCTGGACCGCCTGGACGGGCGGTGCCGCGCACTGGCCCGGGCCCAGGAGGCCGCCCGGGAACGCCGCCGCGTCGCCGCCGACCTCGTGGAGGAACTCGCCGAGCGGCGCCGGGCGGGGGAGCGGGCGCGGGCCGGGGTGGCCCAGCAGCTCGGGCGCCTCGCCGGACAGGCGAAGGGGGCCGAGGGGGAGGCCGAGCGCAGCTCCACCGCCGCGGCCAAGGCCCAGGACGCGCTGGAACAGGCGCTGCTGGAGGTGGAGGAGTGCGCGGAGCGGCTGGCGACGGCCGAGGAGATGCCGGTGGAGGACGAGCCGGACACCTCCCACCGGGACCGGCTCGCGGCCGACGGGGCCAACGCGCGGCAGACCGAGATGGAGGCCCGGCTCCAGCTCAGGACGCACGAGGAAAGGGTCAAGGCGCTGGCCGGCCGGGCCGATTCGCTCGACCGCGGCGCCCGCGCGGAACGGGAGGCCCGGACCCGGGCCGAGCGGCGCCGGGCCCGGCGCCGTCACGAGGCCGAGGTGGCCCGGGCCGTGGCCGACGGAGCCCGGCAACTGCTCGCCCACGTGGAGGTGTCGCTGCTCCGCGCGCAGGAGGAGCGCGCCGGGGCCGAACACGCCAAGGGCCTGCGCGAGCGCGAGCTCGCCGGGGCCCGCGGCAGTGGCCGCGACCTGAAGGGGGAGCTCGACAAGCTCACCGACTCCGTCCACCGGGGCGAAGTGCTCGGCGCCGAGAAGCGGCTGCGCATCGAGCAGGTGGAGGCCAGGGCGCTGGAGGAGTTCGGGATGGACGCCGGGGGGCTCGTCGGCGAGTACGGGCCCGACCAGCCGGTGCCCCCGTCCCCGCCGGCGGACGGCGAGGAGCTGCCCGAGGACCCGGGGCACCCCCGCAACCGGCCGGGCCCGTTCGTCCGCGTGCAGCAGGAGAAGCGGCTGGCGTCGGCCGAACGCGCCTACCAGCAGCTCGGCAAGGTGAATCCGCTCGCGCTGGAGGAGTTCGCGGCCCTCGAAGAACGCCACCGGTTCCTGAGCGAGCAGCTGGAGGACCTGCGCAAGACCCGCGCCGACCTCCTTCAGGTCGTGAAGGAGGTGGACCAGCGGGTGGAGCAGGTCTTCACCGAGGCGTACCACGACACCGCCCGGCAGTTCGAGGGGGTGTTCTCGCGGCTGTTCCCGGGCGGCGAGGGCCGGCTGGTCCTGACGGACCCGGACAACATGCTGACCACCGGCATCGACGTCGAGGCCCGGCCGCCGGGCAAGAAGGTCAAGCGGCTCTCGCTGCTGTCCGGCGGCGAGCGGTCGCTGACGGCCGTGGCCCTGCTGGTCTCCATCTTCAAGGCCAGGCCCAGCCCGTTCTACGTGATGGACGAGGTCGAGGCCGCGCTCGACGACACCAACCTGCAGCGGCTGATCCGCATCATGGAAGAGCTCCAGGAGAGCTCCCAGCTGATCGTCATCACCCATCAGAAGCGCACGATGGAGGTCGCGGACGCCCTCTACGGGGTCTCGATGCAGGGCGACGGGGTGTCCAAGGTCATCAGTCAGCGGCTCCGCTGA
- a CDS encoding acylphosphatase, with protein sequence MNEDVRLTAWVRGRVQGVGFRWFTRANALEIGGVVGFALNLDDGRVQVVAEGQRENCHRLLDWLRSADTPGRVDGVTEIWSTPRGGYDGFAIR encoded by the coding sequence ATGAATGAAGACGTCCGGCTGACCGCCTGGGTGCGCGGCCGTGTGCAGGGAGTGGGCTTCCGCTGGTTCACCAGGGCCAATGCCCTGGAGATCGGGGGAGTGGTCGGCTTCGCGCTCAACCTCGACGACGGCCGGGTGCAGGTGGTGGCCGAAGGGCAACGTGAGAATTGCCACCGGCTCCTCGACTGGCTCCGCTCCGCCGACACGCCCGGCCGGGTGGACGGGGTGACGGAGATCTGGAGCACACCGCGGGGCGGCTACGACGGGTTCGCGATCAGATGA